A DNA window from Candidatus Latescibacterota bacterium contains the following coding sequences:
- the rnk gene encoding nucleoside diphosphate kinase regulator, with the protein MKKRKIFITGFDKERLEEIIAVAEEFGEQSRKDLEDLAGELARGKVVLSEDIPPDVVTMNSKVVLRDTDTSEVMTYSLVFPKDADVDAGAISILAPIGTAILGYAEGDIIEWPVPSGMRRISIEKIIYQPESAGDFHL; encoded by the coding sequence ATGAAGAAAAGAAAGATATTTATTACCGGATTTGATAAGGAACGGCTTGAAGAAATCATCGCTGTGGCTGAGGAGTTTGGTGAACAAAGCAGAAAGGATCTGGAGGACCTGGCCGGAGAACTTGCGCGAGGCAAGGTGGTGTTGTCCGAAGACATACCCCCGGATGTGGTGACCATGAACTCGAAGGTAGTTCTTCGCGACACCGATACTTCTGAGGTTATGACCTATTCTCTGGTATTTCCCAAAGATGCGGATGTGGACGCGGGAGCTATCTCTATCCTCGCTCCAATCGGTACAGCCATTCTCGGCTATGCGGAAGGAGATATCATTGAATGGCCGGTTCCCTCGGGAATGCGGCGAATCAGCATTGAGAAGATCATTTACCAACCAGAATCGGCTGGAGACTTTCATCTATGA